A region of the Salvia splendens isolate huo1 chromosome 11, SspV2, whole genome shotgun sequence genome:
CTAAGAGTCTTAGATTGGAGACTTGGATCCATCTCCCCATTTTGTTACCTCTCTTTTTTCGCGCACAAGATTGATCCATCTGGAATTTATAGTGACTTCCTCTCTACAAGGGCCAGAGAAATCATCTTCTCAACAATTCAAGGTATATGTATCCAATAATACCTGATTGATTTTCTAACTGAAACAAGGTTTAAATTTCTTCTTTCTATATTAACAGAGACCAGCTTGCTTGAGTGTAGGCCATCTTGCATTGCTGCTACAGCAATTCTGTGTGCAGCAAATGATTTGCcgagtttctctctcatcaCTGCTCACCAAGCTGACTCATGGTGTGATGGACTCaataaagtaattaattaactatgaaaataatatttatatatatagaaatgtaatcaaatgcaaactcaaATACTGTACAAATTTAAAACTATGATCTGAAtcattagaaaatgtcaataaatgataaaataataacaattaaaaatatcaatacagcATCAACGGTTGATGATGtattgacactgtgttgacattttttgttgctgttattttgttatctgttgacattttctaatggtccagatcatagtcTGGAGTTTGTACCGTATATAGAAATTAATTGGTGTTATATATTCTTGATTATGCAGGATGAAATAATGATGATTCGATTGAAAATGAAGGCAAAGAAGCAACCAAAGGTATTCCCAGAGGTTCCAGTCACATACAGAGCAAGCACTGGTTCATTGTCTTCTTCATCTTTATCTTTTAACAGAAACAGTGGTGGGATGGATGAAAATGAAGGGACTCGGATTAAGAGGGTTAAATATGATCAAGAGTTgcataattaaagtaaaaagaaGAGACTGGGTTCTAGAATAATATTTCCTTTGTATTTTTTCTAATTTGAAGAGTGATTAGCAATAAAAGGTTTGAATAGTATTGTGAGGTTTAATTATGGACAAAGTTTGCAGGATTTCCAGTTTATGGAACTGTTTTAGTACTATAGTGGGGAGTGGGGTATGAatgaattcaattcaattcaattgaGGCATGCATTACTGAATTAATAGAGATTGGTGGGACCAAAAATGGCTGTGAAAAATCAATCGAGAGAGCAGAAATTTGAGTGAGGCTGCAGCCTGCAGCTACTTAGTTTGAGAGGCTCcattaatttatgaatatttattcatttttcatatttttttagtgatgAGTATGCAGCGTGAATAGAAAGTCCACGTGTGTACGTGTGGGAattgtcatttttttatatttgtatatatttggattttctttcttttaattttgtttcaCAGGACAGCGACGTGTCTTTGTTTGTACTAATAAATTTACAaaggttttattttgtttattcaGTTTTTTCTTGTAACATTAGATTGGGGATGATGGTCTTTCTCAGATTGTGCAAATGCATTTGACTGACAATAAGGATTTTGTAGCATTCccatttgtttttatttatttaataatatacGAGGGATaatgaattagtgaaatataaatatttttactaaaaataataaaaataaaatgtgataaattttgcAGGACCTAAATTGGAATAACTGACTAACTTCCTTGGATGATGGTGGGAGTAGTAAAATAGACCGTGACAAAATTTTCTTAGTTGAATTTGTTTATTACTTGTTAGACTGTCATCTCTTACGTACAGTTTTATCGACTAaaaaacttgaattaaaatccttTGCAATGGTGAATTATTAAgtgtataaataattaatttactcCGTCcaggctaagatgacacatttcttggccggcacgagattttaggagttaagAGTTAATTTGTTTAATAGGAGGgagaaaatgtgagtgtaagtataaaaatagagaaagaaatgaaagatgaataatttaataggagtgagaaaaagtggttgggtagattaattggagagataaagttccaaaaaaagaaatgtgtcatcttagttatgacaaactaaaaatgaaaatgtgtcatcttaagtgaGACGGATGATCTTaagtgagacggatggagtattgtATTCTATATgggtagtgataaattaacaaaaattatatatacaatGTTGGGGGTATATTTGTCCTTTTCCATCATttgcaataattaattaagtaaccTATGTAATTGTACTTCAAATTTACATTATAACCCCTTATATTAATTAAGGAATTGATAATAATACTTTCAACtaaatatgaaaaagaaaatgcttaattttttttctaataaaagtattttattttcataaatttaaacaaatactccctccgtcccgctttagcagtcccggttgagtcgggcacatgttttaaggggTATTTAAATGTGcaataaataaatgatgtagtggaggttgggtcccacttttaaacaatttttttactttttttgcttttaagtgtgtaataaataaatgatgtagTGGAGGTTGGGTCTCACTTttaaatgatgtaataaataaattgatgtagtgGACATCAATTTTTATGCACCGagttcaaccgggactcctaaagtgggacacccgaaattgatcaaccgggactgctaaagcgggacggagggagtagttttcaCCATGCTTTTTTATAGTTTTaaccaaaaatatgaaaatgatttacaagaaaaagaataaaataaaaaagatagtgaaaatattaaaattaaattaataattattaaatgaaatttaattttgaaaagaatataataattattatattactatAAATTTATTTGAAGATTAATATTTCTAGAATTATATATTTTTCACTTTACTTCATACTTaacgtttttttataaaacaattcttgtaaaCTTATTTTTTCATAAACTAATTTAAATTGTCCTTTCAttccaaaaaataattatatatttcttAATTTGAATCTTGTATGTacttgtattttatttcatgttcTTCAACTATTTTAATATAACACACGGAGAAATATGCAAAGAAAGATCAATATATGATCATTTGATCTTATTGTCAAAATTACATGAGTgaagatttaattatctaatATTCAACTAAAatgcaaaaagaaaataattatatattttttaaatgttttattttcagaaatttaaacaaatatttacatcatgttttttttatagttttaacaaaagatatggaaacaagtttaatgaagtaaaaaaaacaaaaaaaaggacaGTGAAAATACTGATAATTAAATTACACTTTATTAAATctaatttgaaattataaaattatttgtagATTAATTTTGCTAGTacattactccctccatccctccatccctgaaattttatcacatttttctattttcgttcgtcccataaaagttgtcacatttcattttttaccatttttggtaatggacctaAAAGGTCTTCCTTAGATCTCTAGTGATTGCAAAAGCACTCTAGTTCGCAGAACAAATTTAGGCAAGCGGAGTCAACGCAACTAATCAAGTCAGGTGTTAAACTGATCAAGTCGGCAACTATCGGGTCATTGGTTATGCAAACTTAGAGACTAAGGGCCTTCAATACCTTAACCCaaaaatactattaactagtaaatggaagtaagggtcgaatcccaagGGACAGAGGCGGGTTGAGTTGTGTATGAGACATGTGGGGGTTGGTTGTTGCCACGCTTCACTACTAGTGGGTTCACTAAAACTAAGATTACTCAAATTGTaaactaacttgatcaactagACTACTAACATGAAATCAACAATAACtccaaactgatcaactcaGATAGAAACACATGTAAGCATAAAACAAACGGGGACCACTGAAAGAAAACTTGCGCACTACCAAAAGCTGCAAAACGAAAAGGCGACAGTGACTGCATTCCTAACGAACTATGaccttcttcttcgctaagcAACAAATCAAACACACATGGCAGAGGAAAAACAGAGCATAtgacatcaaaacaaacaaatcaaaGCACGGATCCATGCGATCTAGCCGAAGAGAAACAGATCTAAAGGTCTATCCTAATTTCATGCAAGTTGACGAGCAAAAACTTAGATCTAACTGTGAGAAATCAAAAACAGAGCAACGAAGACAGTCTAAGCTAGATCTATCCCAGAAATCACCAAATTCCAACAGACATGCATCGCATACTCCATCCAAAACATCAGATCTAAACATAAATCATAGAATCATGCAGAACTAACTCCAATATCAGAACAGAACTAGACTAGCAAAGAAAACGAGAATAGAAAACATCAGATTCAAAACAGGTTGCACTgaaaactccatttcataaacgatCTCCGGTAAACCAAACAACAGAATTCCAAACTTCAGACAGACGATCGATCAACAACAAAAGTATTGGAGTAGCAGCTAAGAGAAAACAGAAAGAACAACTGAattgcaaaaaatcaaagaactTAAACTGAATAACAACTGTTTGACCCCTCGGGgcttaaagaaaaacaaactaTGAAGGCTTCTTTGGCAGATTTGAGTCTCTTCTtccttgatgaagaagaagagaggaaggtTGAAGTAGAAACCGGCTCCGATGACTCCTAGCTCCCGTGCTCCATGCTTAACTAAGGACTGTGAAGTGATTGAGATGATActggcctccccaaaagaaaAACCGAACTCCTTTTATGTGTCTTCTCTCGACTATTTATAGGATGGCTTTGGCTCAAATCCCTTGGTTAAGCTCATCCTGTCTTGACATTAATGCCCCGAGGTGGcttcttcttttctctctcttatgaCTCATCATCTCATGTGTTGAACTTcacttgatcaacttgctgGCTGGGCAGGTTCTCTTGCTTGTTCGGAACTGATTAGCTTGCCCTCGGATTTGGTCATTTCTTGCTTTATTtccaagttgatcaagtcgtCCATGCACTCCGCCTCTTCTGCACTTTTCCAGCCCCTGCACACTTAAATTCACCACTTTCCGCACATTATCAACTcagttagtgtaataaacccccctataaaaccatgcttgtaacgagccctatcaggaccccacattccactaactttttcaacccacttttcattacatttcttaaaacccgtgcccggtcaaactgtgacaaaatttgagggacgaagggagtatattttttcccTTCCCTTCAACTCCTTCACGTTTTTTTATCCACAAAACAATTTAGAGTACtataatcttatttttttcattaatttatttaaattatctttttattctaaaaactaattaatttatatcGTTTTTAATTTGTATCTGTCATgtacattgtattttatttcatttctttcaACTTTTGGAATATAATTTGAAGCTTGTGATTTCAAACATTCTATTTATAGAATATCTTATGAAGAAATATGTAAAGAAAGGTCAATACATGGTCATTTAATGCTATTGTCGAAATTACATGAATGAAAACGTAATGATCTAATATTAtatgttttgaaaatattaattaatactacacTTGAAGAATATGTCACATTCATATGTGGACATCGAGTGCGATGACCTTCTATCATCAAATTATCTCTTATATTATGATTTGATGCACTAttaaatataacaaaatattaaattttataatatgagtCTAAATTTATAGGGGTTTATCAGATAAATTCAATATAATGTATCAATTTATCTTTAGTTATACATATAAAAGATATGTCATATGTTGGGTGCCACATGTTGCAATCATCGAACCATCCCaattatgatattttttaacgcACTATACAagtaattatgaaattaatattaaaatatttcagtaattaaaatattgaaaatagagtgatttatcatataattttaaatttccacGATCTTATCAATTTATGGAGCAAGAGCTATACATTAGAAGGTTATATTATATGTGCTTGGGTTCAATAATCTCTCAATTTTTACTTTGTTAAAAATGAACAATTATTTATCAGCATACCATTGTGatagtttaaataaaatgaGTTAAATACTTattctttttaaataatataagtGATTATTCTATCTAAAATTTTATTGTGAATCTTTTAATAAGGGTGAATATTTTCAAGAATAAATTCAATTACATATTTCTTaaacaataaaatgaataagaaaaaaattgtaataatataatattcctCCTACAATTGTAAATAGGGTCAAATTAGTCATAAAAATATACAATTCATGATGCTACCAAATCAAAATAAAGTAATCTTAtccaattcaaatttgaaaggtATTTTGTAGAttcaatttttgttaatttatctttactcattctatattaatattcaaatatgACTATATCTATCATATATAAGTAAATGCACTAGAGAGTTGAGACCAGAGTGATATCTACCATCAATTAATATTCCAAAGAGTAGGAAAAAATTGTGTAGctattagtattaattaatcaagATGGGAGTCAACAATAAGTTTCCTTATTCAAAGGATACATTAAATGGACTGATCTGTGTTTGTTcgattgcggtataccgaaaattcggtatgtcaatatttgaaaacctttaccttaccgacattgcggtataccgtaccgtgttgcggtataccgcggtataccgcaaatcatacttgtttgatttataaataataaatatattaaatattataattttataaataataaatatattaaatatatataattattaacggTATATACAACGGTATATGCAAAATTCATACCTTTGCCGTACCTTAATCTAatggtaaggtatcataccgtaccgaaaaatgcggtataccgaaaatgcggtattttcggtattttttcggtacggtaagtgcgatATTTcagtatttcggtatattttgccAGCCCTACCACCGAATGACATTTTCTATTAAATGATCAGATGTTAAAGAGAGTACCTTGATTAATTTGTGTTTTTAATTCGAGCACTAAAAATGGTTGATTAGCTTTATCTATGCTGTTTCATAGTCAAAATGGAGCAATGTGTATTAAACACAACTCGAAGTGTGCTTTGCACGTGGGTGTGTGATAGAGAGTTAAACcaaagagcatccacaaccgtgctcttgccagcggcacggttgtgggcccgaccccactttttctgtctgctctctggcaagagcacaacacccacagctgtgctcttccgcaaggacaaacacaattaatttaaaattcaattaaacaataacatttcaataatactaaaattcattaataaacctaaataatattacaaatgacaaataaaatataaacgacataattaaaatcctaaaaattaaaaattacataattaaaatactaaaaattaaaaaaccactatgcgttgccgaatttcgcccacatgtgtttgattaggtcttcttgtagttgattgtggattcgggtatcgcgcattgtgtgccttgtctcgattctTTGGCcgaccgtcgtatgctcgcctcggcgtgggggagccggaagctgttgagcttccggcttcgtcctcgtcgtagaagctagccgccctcggcccttcgtcggctataatcatgttgtgtaagataatacacgtgaacatgatatcggcgatattattcacgtaccatagccgagccggggacttcacaatgttgaatcgggcttgaaggaccccgaaagcTCTTTTGACATCTTTCcgtgcggactcttgacgctgcacaaaaagaacccgtctcgggtcgtgcgggttgttgaacgtcttcacgaaagtcgaccaccttgggtagataccatcggcgagatagtaacccatgtggtagctatttccgttgatggtgaagtcgatcgtcggtgctacaccattcatcacatcagtgaagagtggtgaagaatatagtacattcaagtcgttgttggatccagcaacgccgaaatatgcatgccaaatccataggcggtagtcggcgaccgcctcaaggataagtgttgggccgccgcctttgtgaccgctcaagtgttgtcccctccaagcagtcgggcaattcttccacctccaatgcatgcagtcaatgctgccatgcattccgggaaagccatggactgattcgtgaagacgaagcaaccgttggcaatcatcggtggtgggtgcccgaaggaattcatccccgaaggaaagccatggactgattccgcttccgccataatatgggtgaaatccatttgaggttttgaatgagggatgaatgtgttgatagtttgtatgagaattaagaatgagagatgaatgggagatgaattgatgtgataaatggatgatgaatgtgtgtatttatagatgattttgggggaaaaaaattaaaaaaaaatcaaaaaaattcagaaaaaacggccatatttttgggatttggaaaatttttttaaaatcattttatataattttaaaacaatttttaaaataaaaaaataattcaaaggcaacggctatgccgttgcccaatcataagccgccacgtcgcctgctcgctggcacggcgcgagcgcagcggcggcggtcctcgtcctcgccgctggcacggacggcggccttcactcccaccaccgttgtggatgctctaagagcatctccaatggcaaATAGGCCaatcatagcctagccacaactcatcatgccacatcatcaacacttaaaaactcctcctgccacatcatcaggacaagcaactggacaagcaataggctagtcataggctagccacaataaacaaaattataaaaacaaataattaacaatcacacaaaatacgaaattaaatttacgacacagatacgggaaaattcaacaataatattaaaatgacattaattaaaaaaattacattaattcaaaaaaaatctaacgacgtgcagtcctctgcgcccacaactcttcaattaaaacaagtggtgcgaatgaaaatgacgtgcaaattgttggatattttactgtaattggattaacttgattgatcaatatgatcataatgagacatcaaataagttggaagtgtggagtgtacacttatttgaattcgttatgattagacggggttcgggggcagcgcccctggctggggtcgagcttggaaattttttatttctattaaagTTGTTGTACATAAAATTTATCCGAAAACTTAATTTTCGAAAGTTGAAGGACTAATTTGCAATAATTTGAAAACGAAGAGACGCGACTCTTCGTCTTCAGTCTCTTCTTATGATCGATTTCTGGTTCAAAGTTGAGATCGAAATATAGACATAcagatcgcgtatatatagtgtttcgaaaaattaaaaaaaaaatttgagctggccgatcgctcgccgatcgggagcctgcaatggcggccagccgatcggcgagcgcccgaaaatcggcgtgcgctcgccgatttgcCGCTCGCCacctgcaatggttcggcgagcggaccggccagcgctgggaatcggctagccggtcggTCCACTAGCtgccattatggatgctctaagatgGGAGGCttcattgaataaaatatactccctccgttctatagtagtggatgcatttctttctgaaacggagattaagaaaaattgtgttaagtgagttacgtaaatgaataataaaataggaaatggaaaagatagagatgaagagagaatatagtaagagatagtaaagtaagtgagaaaatatgtgttgacctttactaaaaaaggaaaatgactaaACTACTATGAAATGTACCAAAATGTCAAAATGACTCCATTGTTGTGGAACAAAGGGAAGTAGtatgtttttatgttttggtCTGTATTAGTTAATAATTTGTTAGTTAATTTTTGTTCCATAAATATTTTCAATATGAAAAAAACTaatctcaaatagtgaaatagCTCACATATCAGTATTCACTAAGCATCAGGCCCGTCCCTTGGCCCGTGCGGCCTATGCGACCGCACAGGGCCCCCAATTTTCAGGGGCCACTGAAATATTTCAGCCCATATATatgtattcctattttttcagCCCAACAAAGCAACACCCATGCCTTTTTCTAGCACAGTGACTATTTTTTGAAGTCATATTTGCGTTCTACAATGACACAAGATAGACTGAATGATTTGGCCATAATCGCACTCGAGAGTGAGATGCTGGAGAAGATTGCATATGAGAACATCATCGAAGATTTCATTTCAAAGAACACCAAAAGAATGATGTTGTTCAAGTAAAGACTATGCAATCGAGGTTCAAAATGgtatatttctttaattatcatatagctttaaaatgcattgtctttttttctatagtggtaggcctcattttagatttttgcacAGGGCCTCTGATTTTGTCGGGACGGCCCTGCTAAGCATGTTCATGTTTATATATTGATGAGGACCaatcactcacaaacacactcAAATTTATAAAGGACTAcattttatacaataaattgatAGTATTATCAATATTATAATGTTATCATTATTATGTTGAATATCCTAGCCACTTGAGTACATTATAATTAAAGAATGCCCAAAGGCCACAGAGACAAACGACAATGTCACTATTAAGCATTTAAAACCGATTAATGAAAATCAGTTAATAGCTATTTCAAGGAACACCTCCGTTTGTTAGGAGTGGGGAGTTAATAGTCTCTTCTTACGTACCCGTATTAAGAGTGTCCACGATAAAACACCATGCTTCAGCCATAAAAAAAACTTGTTAGCCTACTCATCACAGTCATGCTTCAACCATAAAAAAACTTGTTAGCCTACTCATCACAGTCATGCCTCAGCCTAGACCTATCCAAGGtttaccgaaccggcggttaaaaccgaaaccgtaaccggcgaaccgaaaccgtgagaATTTACCCAAACCGAAACCGTCGATTTTtgaaccgtggttcggttcaggttcaaaattttttgaaccgaaaccgtgccggaaccgctAAAAACAGCCGAAAAACCGTGAAACCAAGCCGGAACCGCAAAAAAACGTAAAAAACTGCCGGAAAACCGCCAGTTCGGAACCGAAATCGAAACCAgcggttttggaaccggaaccgggaaaAACCCTCGCGGTTCGGTTCTGGTTCGACAAtttccaaaaccggaaccggcggttccaaaccataaccgccggttccggaatcGTGGGCACCTCTACCTCAGCCACATAAAACTTGTTCAACCACGTCACAGCCACGccttacatttttttaattgttggtatattttaattggactagataaaattaattggacaaaaataaatagaatggaatggaatgaaaaaaatgaattgagaatagatattttatagataaaaataaaaaaataaaaaaactaaagaaaTACCGTCGCGGCGGTTGCGCGGCTCGCAATAGACACTGCGGCACCGCCGTCTCGCCCGCCACTCGCCTCCGCCGGTTGTCGCTCGCCTTCTAATAGACTGCCGAGCCTGGTCTATTGTGGACTTCCTAAGAAATCAATTTAACCACTTagatattttttgaatttatgttTTGTGCATACATAAAGTAAAAcataatgtaatttgtaaaaGAGGATCCCTAGCTAGTAAAGGCCAAAAAAAGACAAAAATACATTCAGGAGCGTTGTTAAAATTGATGAAACAGAAAAGATAAATTTAGACAGCTTTGGGCATGTGCCCAAAAGATAAAAAAGACATGAACACAGCTTTTGATCCCACATACTCCATTTGTGTTGTAAAAAAACCCAAAATGATTATTGCTTTGCTTGGACCCAATCTATCCATCTCCACTTATAAAGAATTCAAAAGTTGGAATCATTCAGTTTGCAGATACACCTGATATTTTATGCTGAATGCAAGACAGCAACACACTCACCATTCTATCCATCATTTTTAGTCATAAGGCAATACTATAAAACCTTCTTATATTACTATAAATCCTGAATCATTACAAAATTGATGAGTCCATTATAACCAAAAATTATTCTTAATCtgtattttaaaattgtttttcttttattcgATCCAAATGTGTGTGTGCATGGAATATGGATAGTAGTTTTAGAtatgaataaattaattaatctgtAAATGTGTCTTTTCCCTCTCCTTCCAATTAACTCACAATTTTTCATTGGATGCCATTTAGCAAACATGAAAAAAGTTGCTATAAAATATAGAAAAGTGGcgaatgcaaaaaaaaatggaGGGGAGCGTCGAAATGTAATGGTTTTATTTGCTTCTCTATTATTGCTTTGTGCGAAATAGTGTTTGTGGAGACACATGAGTCATCTCTTCAATCATCAACTAAACCATGTACATTTGATGAtggcatattatttttcttgtcTTAATCAGAAGGAAAGGAGGTGGAAACTTTTTGGGTTGGTTTGTTGTAAAAAAATTGTCTTCAAGGATTATATAGTGTGATTAATTAGGGGATTGACACGGATGTGGCGATGAGGTTCCAACTAGGAGAACGCGGAACGAAGAGCCCCCTTTCCGACCGACTCTTTGGTTTGGATTTGCATTCTATTTCACTTAATAAGGTAGAAGTTGGCATTCACTACAGATaactattccctccgtccaatAATAGTGGTACACTTGGAAAATGACACATAATTTTAGGAGATGCTATTTTATGTGTTGAatggagagaaaataatatatttatattaatgtgaaatggaaatttttctaaaaaaggaaatgttacatcttttgtgggacaaactaaaaataaaagtgtgacatctattataggatggagggaatactattagtaatattttaggttttaattaaatcttttcggTAGTTTAGTTATCGTAAAGATCttagtattgatattttttgcaACTTGAGTTTGGCTCCGAGAGTAACAAATTTGAAATCGAGCACCTTTTGTGAATTTAATTTCAAAgtgtcaaaataaataaacaacatATTTAAGAAATAAAGAGTAATCTCTATGTACATCCGAAATTATGACATATTGGGATGGTAAAATCATCCAAATCTCAGGTATAAATATTGCATATGATCCACCTCGTGCGAAACATTGAAAGGatctactctctccgtcccattaaatatgaaacatttggttttcggcacgtgatttttttgtagtgttgttttgtgagttaatgaagagagagtaaagtaagagaaaaggaaaaagtaaAGAGAGCGTTGTTTTTagaaacgttttatttttaataggaaaatccaaaaaagaaaacgtttcatttctaatgtgATAGATGAAGTACTATTATGTTAAATGAGGGATATCGTATTACCAATTAGTTTCGATGCTATGTGATAAGTTTGAATGCACGTATAAGTGATGTGATATGGAGAATTTTGTTGGTTTTTTGGATGGTTCACTTGTATAGGTACAACAGATTAAGACTGCTTAGAGTATACGTATAATGGGTCTGAGAACCCTAGTCAAATTGAAGTTTGTTGACCACGTGACTCTATAGAATCGTCGATTGATTGTTGTCTCCATGTGAATCACTATACTCTACTGCAGATCTTC
Encoded here:
- the LOC121755784 gene encoding cyclin-D1-1-like, with amino-acid sequence MDLAGISSFRAVDQPIEASIRSEFIAWILKVHRYYGFQPLTAYLSVNYFDRFVSCHHLPKMNGWPLQLLSVACLSLAAKMEERLVPSLLDFQVEDAKYIFEPRTVQRMELLVLRVLDWRLGSISPFCYLSFFAHKIDPSGIYSDFLSTRAREIIFSTIQETSLLECRPSCIAATAILCAANDLPSFSLITAHQADSWCDGLNKDEIMMIRLKMKAKKQPKVFPEVPVTYRASTGSLSSSSLSFNRNSGGMDENEGTRIKRVKYDQELHN